The following nucleotide sequence is from Leopardus geoffroyi isolate Oge1 chromosome A1, O.geoffroyi_Oge1_pat1.0, whole genome shotgun sequence.
GTGATTTTCCTAAGACACACAACCTCGCTGTGGCAGCTCTGGGACCcgtctcctgcccctgccccagagtGTTTTCCATAAAACAAGCTTTCGTAACCGTCAGCACTTATTAGGACTCATGAAAAATTTTCACTTGATGTCTAGTTCCTGGCTCCCTAAGGCATAAAAGACAAGGCCGTGGTAAGGTGATCGGTAAATGTGTAAATGAGCCTTACTACCAACAGGGTGTGGAAGATGCTCTATGAATCCCTTCGGAGATCAGAAAGGGCTTCCGGCCAACTGGCCAGGCGCCTCCACGTTAGAGACGAGCGGGAAAGAGGGGAACAGGGACCCCATCCCACCGCTTCCGAGGCTCATTTCATTCTGGCCGCCAGAGATGCTGCCACCCCCGGGCCAGGCCAAGAGGAAAAGGGGTCCCGTCATTCTGGGGTGCCTCCCTATTTCCCCCTCGTTTTACACGAGGAAGCGACGCTGACCACAGGGCATTGAGGAAAAAAGACGAGAGGAGGAATGGAAGTGAAGCGAGAGCTGGAGAAAGATGCGGGAGATGGTGGGGAGGCCGTGAACTACCCCACTGCTCACACCCCCGCTGTCACCAGGCACCTCGGCAGACGCCCTCTGCGGTCCCTGGGGCTCGGGGCGTGGGCAGCAGGTCACCTACCGGGTTTCGGGTGGGCCTTTCCCAGCTCCCGGAGTCGCAGGCGCTCCTCGTGGATCTGTGCCCCCGTCAGGAGCTGGTACCGCGGGGGCTCCGCGCCGCTGTCCCTTGTCACGAGCCTCAGGTCCCGCTCGTTCATGAGCCTGATCACGTCTGCTCGGTGCATGTTGCCCAAGTCGTTGCCCGCCTCATCCAGCACGTGAATAACCCGCTCGTGAATTTTTCTTCCGATGCTGCTAAGAGCtggttcattcttctttttcttcttcctttcgtCCTGGGTGTCTGCAACGGTACCGAAAGCTTTTGCGTGAATCGGGCAGGACAGTCTCGGGCCAGAAGCTCGGAGGGACGGCCATGCTGGTGCGGTCTTGTGCAGGGTGTATGTACCAGGACATCTAATGCAATTATTTCCAGTCTTTACGGTATGCAACGTTAGCCTCTTTAGAAGAAGAGTGGCCATCCTAAAAAGTAGGGAGAGAGGTTTGTTACCGTGCCATCATTTCATCCCCGTGGTCTGATACGGTGCACGGAGGGCGTGTGTGGGGCTGCAGGCctgtgtcatctgcaaacatTGTGGACCCGTGCACAGGAAATTTCCACCAATGACATGGACTGTCAGGTGACTGTAGTCACACTAGGTCACGGTGGTCCCGGCTCCAGTGCAAGTTACTGTCAGAACAAGCCGTATTTGCACAGTGCTTTCGTTTTCCATCGTTTCCTCCCCCAGTGCTGCCGCATTTGATCTATTTCCCAAGGATCTATTTCCCGAGCTGCCTCATTTGATCCATTTCCCAAGCACTACAGTGCTGACTCTGAGAGCAAGTATCATCCTACAGGTTTATTTAGAAGGCAGTACATAACATCCTCGGCGATTCATAAATACCAAGTCATAAACTGTGAATACAGTCAGCTGTTGAGAACTTATCAGTGTATCTGGAGGTATCCAGAACACAAAAGCACTATTCTGGGAAAGCTGGGAGCACTCTGGGAGGACTCTCAGAGAGGAACTATCCCGACAGGAATCAAAGTGCCGCCCTCATAAACCGAACGGATGACTCACGAGGTAATAAGGGGTGACGACCAA
It contains:
- the MTIF3 gene encoding translation initiation factor IF-3, mitochondrial isoform X2, which encodes MATLLLKRLTLHTVKTGNNCIRCPGTYTLHKTAPAWPSLRASGPRLSCPIHAKAFGTVADTQDERKKKKKNEPALSSIGRKIHERVIHVLDEAGNDLGNMHRADVIRLMNERDLRLVTRDSGAEPPRYQLLTGAQIHEERLRLRELGKAHPKPGPTLTKELTFSSNIGQHDLDTKSKQIQQWIEKKYRVQITIKKGKNVEEPENKMEEICNQILQTMPGIATFSTRPQPVRGGKAVMCVLRHLSKKEENAYRETQGAQKEDPLNKGNGNHRESDVVHP
- the MTIF3 gene encoding translation initiation factor IF-3, mitochondrial isoform X1 codes for the protein MELVLELNCCVNPGNLKLSKMMATLLLKRLTLHTVKTGNNCIRCPGTYTLHKTAPAWPSLRASGPRLSCPIHAKAFGTVADTQDERKKKKKNEPALSSIGRKIHERVIHVLDEAGNDLGNMHRADVIRLMNERDLRLVTRDSGAEPPRYQLLTGAQIHEERLRLRELGKAHPKPGPTLTKELTFSSNIGQHDLDTKSKQIQQWIEKKYRVQITIKKGKNVEEPENKMEEICNQILQTMPGIATFSTRPQPVRGGKAVMCVLRHLSKKEENAYRETQGAQKEDPLNKGNGNHRESDVVHP
- the MTIF3 gene encoding translation initiation factor IF-3, mitochondrial isoform X3, with amino-acid sequence MELVLELNCCVNPGNLKLSKMMATLLLKRLTLHTVKTGNNCIRCPGTYTLHKTAPAWPSLRASGPRLSCPIHAKAFGTVADTQDERKKKKKNEPALSSIGRKIHERVIHVLDEAGNDLGNMHRADVIRLMNERDLRLVTRDSGAEPPRYQLLTGAQIHEERLRLRELGKAHPKPGGDM